Genomic window (Alnus glutinosa chromosome 9, dhAlnGlut1.1, whole genome shotgun sequence):
ACAGACTACGTTGTAAAAAAGTTCTTATCATTCTTGATGATGTGGATCAACTTGAACAATTACGTGCATTAGTAAAACATCGTTGCTGGTTTGGTGGAGGGAGCAGAATCATCGTAACAACTAGAAACAAGCGTTTGTTGATTGAACATGATGTGGCCGAAGATGGAATATATGAGGCTATGGGAATGAATTACAATGAAGCACTCCAACTCTTTTGTCAGAAAGCCTTCAAGGAAGACAGCCCCCCTAAAGATTTTGTGGAGCTGTCCAAGAAGTTTTTAAATTACGCTAAAGGCCTTCCTTTAGCCCTTGAAGTTTTGGGTTCATCTTTGTATCAAAGAAGTGAAGATGTATGGAAAAGCATGCTAAGAAAGCTAAAAGAAATCCCTGATGAGAAAATCCACGATAAACTTCAAATAAGTTTTGATGGACTCTCagatttagagaaaaaaatatttttagacaTTGCTTGTTTCTTCAAGGGGGAGGACAAAGATCGTGTGGAAGATATACTAGAGAGTTTTGGTTTCCACCCAAAAATCGGTATAGATAATCTCATTAATAAGTCACTTATAACGATCTCAAGTAAACGATTGCAGTTGCATGATTTGTTAGAAGAAATGGGTCGAGAGATCGTTCGGCGTGAATCTTGTGAAGAGCCTGGCGGACGTAGTAGATTGTGGCTTTGGGAAGACATCCATCATGTGCTGACGAATAATACAGTAAGTGGCAAGTAGAGAATATAAGCTagtatttttgtatatattttctgCACTTCTAGATTTTAATATATCTTTCACTATAccaattctttctttttggttatATACCAGGGAACAGAAAGAGTTGAAGGCATAGCCCTAACGGATGGTCCACCTATATTACAATTGAATGCTGAAGCCTTCTTGAAGCTGTCGAACTTAAGATTTCTCAAAATCGTGTGCCGTCTTAAACCCTCTAGTTTTTTTCTTAGCGAGTTGCGGGTTATTGATTGGGAAATGCTTTTATATCTTCCTAACAAGTTGCGGGCTATTGATTTGCCTCTATATCCTTCGAAGTCTTTGACAATGAGTTTCTCACTTGATAAACTCGATATACATTTTAGCCGcatttgaagaaatatttaACGAAAAGAAGGTAAGATCTTCAGCACTACTTATGCAATTAAgtgtgttctttttttctttcttcttttattttattttttttcagataagttgattgcttgaatttgtttattgttttatcacAGAGTTTACCCAAGTTAAAGATCTTTGACCTTAGTTACTCTGACAAATTGATCAAGACTCCGGACTTCACTAGAGCCCCAAATCTTAAGAAGCTGATTTTTGAACAATGTCGAAGGTTAAATGAGGTGCATCCATCCGTTGCAGGTCTCAAACAACTTACTTTACTGAACTTGAAAGGATGCGAATCTCTTACTAGCCTTACATGCAACATTAGCATGGATTTCCTTGAAACTTTGATTCTTTCTGGTTGTTCGGAGCTCAAGAAGTTTCCAGAAATTGTGGGAGATATGAAACGTTTGAAGGAACTGAAATTGGATGGGACTGCCATAGAAGAACTTCCATTATCAATTAACTGTTTAAGTGGCCTTACTTTACTGAACTTGGAAGGATGCAGATCtcttactagccttccatgcaACATTAGCTTGGGTTCCCTTGAAATTTTGATACTTTCTGGTTGTTGGAACCTCAAGAAGTTTCCAAAAATTGTGGGAGATATGAAACGTTTGAAGGAACTGAAATTGGATGGGACTGCCATAAAAGAACTTCCATTATCAATTGGGCGTTTAAGTGGCCTTACTTTACTGAACTTGCAAGGATGTCGTTATCGTTCTAGCCTTCCATGCAACATTAGCTTGGATTCCCTTGAAATTTTGATTCTTTCTGGTTGTTGTACAAAGTTTACAGAATTTGTGGGAGATATGAAACGTTTGAAGGAACTGAAATTGGATTGGACTGCCATAGAAGAACTTCCATTATCAATTGGGCGTTTAAGTGGCCTTACTTTACTGAACTTGGAAGGATGTGGTTAtcttactagccttccatgcaACATTAGCTTGGGTTCCCTTGAAATTTTGATACTTTCTGGTTGTTGGAAGCTCAAGAAGTTTCCAGAAATTGTGGGAGATATGAAACTTTTGAAGGAACTGAAATTGGATGGGACTGCCATAGAAGAACTTCCATTATCAATTAACCGTTTAAGTGGCCTTACTTTACTGAACTTGGAAGGATGCAGATCtcttactagccttccatgcaACATTAGCATGGATTTCCTTGAaactttgattctttttggttgTTATGAGCTCAAGAAGTTTCCAGAAATTGTGGGAGATATGAAACATTTGAAGGAACTGAAATTTTATGGGACTGCCATAGAAGAACTTCCATTATCAATTAACCGTTTAAGTGGCCTTACTTTACTGAACTTGGAAGGATGCAGATCtcttactagccttccatgcaACATTAGCTTGGGTTCCCTTGAAATTTTGATACTTTCTGGTTGTTGGAACCTCAAGAAGTTTCCAGAAATTGTGGGAGATATGAAACGTTTGAAGGAACTGAAATTGGATGTGACTGCCATAAAAGAACTTCCATTATCAATTGGGCGTTTAAGTGGCCTTACTTTACTGAACTTGCAAGGATGTAGTTCTCTTTCTAGCCTTCCATGCAACATTAGCTTGGATTCCCTTGAAATTTTGCTTCTTTCTGGTTGCTGGAATCTCAAAAAGTTTCCAAAAATTGTGGGAGATATGAAACGTTTGAAGGAACTGAAATTGGATTGGACTGCCATAGAAGAACTTCCATTATCAATTGGGCGTTTAAGTGGCCTTACTTTACTGAACTTGCAAGGATGTAGTTCTCTTTCTAGCCTTCCATGCAACATTAGCTTGGATTCCCTTGAAATTTTGATTCTTTCTGATTGCTGGAATCTCAAAAAGTTTCCAGAAATTGTGGGAGATATGAAACGTTTGAAGGAACTGAAATTGGATGGGACTGCCATAGAAGAACTTCCATTATCAATTGGGCGTTTAAGTGGCCTTACTGTACTGGATCTAGCAAATTGCAAAAGCCTTTTGACTCTTCCAAGTGTCGTTTGTAATTTGACCTCTCTCCAATATCTCATTCTATGCGATTGCTCAAAAGTTGATGAAATGCCAAAGGACCTTGGGAACTTGAAAAAACTGAGGGTACTTGATGTCAGGAGAACTGCTATAAGACAAGTTCCATCCTCCATTCAATATTCTTCAGTGAAGGTCATTTGGGATTCTTCGGAATCCTCCGGATCCTCATCCTCCTCCGGGGATTGAGATCCCCggcaatttcaaagaaattgccCAGCCACAATTTCTCCAATCCAAGCCGTCCAATTCAATCCATTTAAAATAACGGCTATTAAGATGCCACCTCATCGATCCGCGTCAAATCTCAGAAGAAACATCTTCTCCCTCCCCAAATGGCAAATACGGtctgcgtctctctctctctctctctctctctctcattcttctcctgattcttttctttttgttcttaccCATTCTCCTGACCCATTCTTCTTTCTCCAGAAAAATTCGCTTGATGCCATGGAGACAAGGTTTTAGGCAGAAAATTTTGGGACGATACCTGTACCTTTCCCGGAAAAAGTCGCCTGATACCTGTACCTTTGCCCGGCGATTTCCTCAACCTCCTGGGACCGCGTTTTTTGCGAGGTTCCGGTGCCCCCAGTTCCAGATCTGGACTCGCCTGGACGTTCTTCTCTCCTCCAACTCGACCTCTCTCCATGGCTGCTTCATCCTCTGCTCAACCAACCACAAACCCGCAGgtctctattttttttgttgatttttattttggttatagTTCATGGGTTGTTTGTCTGATTTGTGGGTTGTTCTGGGTTTGCTTTTCTCCCGAACCCTTTGTTTGGTTACCgagaaaatgaaaggaaacCAAAAGATTCAAAATTGTGGTTTCAGATGTTAATGtattcagatttttttatttttttatttttttcagttcATGTATTCAGATGTTCCTAcagagttttatgttttcttttttgaaatattattgttttaagTTTTGTGATGATGGTTGCGATGGACGCCATTGAGTATTATGTTTTTGCCCAAATGGCATGTGTAGGCATCTCTGATTCTCAATGTCATCttgtatttattcttttttttttttttttcctttgtaccAAAAATTGGTACTGCGGGCATGATTAACTGAACCATAGATAGATAACAACCAAATCATTATCTACTTCTAAGATTTGATAAAACATCTGTCAAAATGGAATCATGAAACATTGGTTGagcttgtgttttttttctaaacCACAAGATTTAAAATTGTGGTTTCTCAGGGTtgttctcaaaaaaaaaaattatcaaaaaagatttgtggattttctgggtttgctTGTCTCTGTTGGTTTGGCTATTCTTTGTTATCCTCCTGGTTTCTCTGTTTGGTTGATTTTGCTGTTGGTGTCCATGTCGTTGATTTTACTGTTTGGGTGCTCATGGAATTCTCATGGAATGTATGACAAGGTCGAATTTTGTAGtgtttatttgttattttttcccttttctataGACTGTATTCTTCAAGTCGTCTCTTTGTAGCAGAGACATGTTAGTAACAGAGGCTTTGCGCCTACAAATTGAAATTCAAAAGCAGCTCCATGAACAACTCAAGGTGGGCCCAAGAAAATCAAGGGAGAATGCGTTTCTGTAAAGTGGAAATTGCAAGAAGTTGTTGGTTCAGTGCTGTTGCTGTCCTTTCAGATAATTGACTGTTTGGTTGGTTTAGTTTTGTTGGTTTCTCCATTGTGAGTTGTATAGAGGTAGCAAATTGTATAGATAGCCAAAAGTagagaattgtatttttttttatgttattttggcTTTGTTTGCCAATTTGTAGCCTTTTGGCATAAAATTCTCTTATTTGGTTAATAAaattcattcatccaaaaaatggATTCCATACATGAATATAACAAATCAATTGTGATTGGTCTTTAATCTCTTTCCGTTCTCAATCACGAAATCTGTGTAAATAATACCATATGCATTCTCTGGATTGGGTGCTTTGATAGATTTAGTTAGTTCATGTTGATGAAGGAATTAAGAATTAAGTTGTATTGCTCAATTGGTAAACTGTATACCTGTTGAATCAATGTGTACAAAAAACATAATGCTCcataacaaaatgaaaatttaggaAGCAAACATAATGCCCATAAGGAGCCACAACTGCCTATGTTGATTCAAAACTGTTTGATCAATTGTAGATGAATATGTTGATCGATTGTAGATGAATGAAAAACTTTACATCATTATGTTATTTTAGCTTGTTTGCCGATTTATTGCCTTTTGGCATAACTCGTAAATGAGAAGTTCAGATAATATAACAGTGTATCGTTCCAGTATTTCTCCAGTATTTTTCTGTTTCGACTTTACCTCCATCTTACATATGTGGCTGTAGTCGTGGTTCCCACTTCCCTCATCTTcctggtttcaattttttttttttttttttgtagtttggttTGTGATCATTTTATTGTGTCTTATTtgccaaggaaaaaaaagtacGACCAGCATAATAATCAATACTGAAATAAGTGAATTCAGAAAAAGTATGAATCATATATTAGACAAGCATcttgttttattgaaaactcGGGGCTCAAAATGCCAATAAAATTCCCACTTGAATTGCATAATAAAACTCATTACAGGGGAAAAAGCAACATAGCTATACCCAAACAAGAACACAAACAAGTCTCACCAAAAACCTAAAGATCCTAAATGGCTCAAATGACCCTCAGATCAAAAGCCTAAGTTATGATCCATGAATAGTTCTGTCCATCTGTAGATGCTTGATTGCCTTAGGCGTTTTTGTCTCATCGTGAACCAGGTTGATAAAAATCATTCCTCTTACTCTGTTGTAGTCACCACTATCCTGATTGCTTCCCCTGCCTAAGCTCCATGCACCAAAACGCCCCCTTAGGGCCTATGATAACTTCCTCTTCCTCCCCTACCTGGTGAAGACAATTCAAAATTAAGCCAATTCATTTTCCAAGTTGACAACAAAACAGAAGAAAGACAAATTCGTTACCCAAAGCACACTATGccaaatgaaaaatatgttaATTAAGTATGAAAGTTGAATTATGTGCATACAATTGTAAGAGCtagcccaattttttttttttttttggtatcaatCAATTTTGTTGTTACCATATGGTTTGACATGAATCATAAAACAAATGATTAGTTACACACATTATCCTAGCAGACACAGCATAATAATCAATGGCGTCTATCGCAACCATCATGACAAAACCTAAACAAtaatatttatccaaaaaacaCAAGTAAATAACATTAAACTCTGAGGAACATCTTCATACatgaactgaaaaaaaaaaaaaaaaaaaaaaaaaaaaaaaaaaagatgattacAAACCATAGCCAAACCAACAGAGAAAAGCAATATTAAATCTTCTAGTTTCCTTCCACTTTCTCAGTAAGCAAACCCAGAACAACCCACAAATCAGACAAAAAACCCATGAACTaccttcaaaacaaaaatcaacaaaaaaaaaaaaagagagacctGGAGAGAGGTCGAGTTGGAGGGGGAAAGAACGTTCAGGCGAGTCCAGATCTGGCCGCTTCATGTCCACCACCCACACCGCTCCAGGCGAGTCCAGATCTAGAACTGGGGGCTCCGGAGCCACGCGAAAATTGTGGTCCCAGGAGGTTGAGGAAATCGCCGGGCAAAGGTACAGGTATCAGGCGATTTTTTCCGGCAAATGTTCAGGtatcatcccaaaattttctGCCTAAAACCTTACCTGCATGACATCAAACGATTTTTTCTGGAGAAAGGAGAATGGAGAATGGGTCAGGagaaagggaaaaggaaaaaagagagaggagaatgggtaagaaaaaaaagaaaaaaatcaggagaagacagagagacagaccgtaattttgggaggaaaaagatatttttttctgAGGTTTGACGCGGATCGATGAGGTGGCATTTTAATAGCCGTTATTTTAAATGGATTTAAATGGACGGCTTGGATTGGAGAAATTGTGGCCGGGCAATTTCTTTGAGATTGCCGGGGATCTCAATCCCTTGGGATTACTAAcgtaagtcttatatttatatcatttgaCAACATTATATTTGAGTTGTTGTGATTTAACGGATGGAGCAATTCCCAATGATCTCAGTAACTTGTCATTGTTGGAAATTTTAGATCTACGTGAGAGCAAATTTGAGCACATACCCGAAAGCATCTCTCAACTTTCTCagcttaaaataattttgttgagAGAGTGTAGAAGGCTTCGATCATTGCCAAAACTTCCACCCAAGTGTAGTATATGTACATGCTTATGGTTGTACCTCATTGGAAACACTTTCTAGGGAAATTGTTGGACAGCCTACAGAAGGACAACTCCCTTCGGTCTCggtctcggtctctctctctctctctctctctctctctctctctctctctctctctctctctctctctctctctctctctctctctctctctctctctctcatatccGTCTACCTTTAACATTTTTGACTAATTGGCCTATTTTTGACAGGCACTCATTGATCGTGATCATGATCATTCAAGACTAATGTTTGCGATGCAGGATATAATTTCTACGGAAAAAAATCCAGTGCTATTCACATTTGTCACACGTCTGATTCAAGAGAATTTTTGTTATATTGGTCGATGAGGGAAGGGCAGTAGTCTTTACGCCGTGTGTCGATGGAGTCAGTCTCGAGCCAAGCATTTCACAGCTGCCAGACGGTTCTAGTCTTCTAGAAGCCAGGCTTTTAACAGTTGGCAGTCCTATCTATAAGAAGGGCGCAATGGTAATTCGCAAGGAATCAGTTGGAAATGGATTGGGCCTTTTTAGTTGTGATAACTGAATGTAGTTGATGTAGCTATTAGGCTAATCACTTGGTCTCAGCTGGCACACAAGTAGGTTATGAAATAAAAGTCCCAAATCTATTTTGTATGGATTCATTCAGTGAATTGTAATATGAGTGTTGCAACTACCTTAGAAAATAGATTCCTAGTTTCTACAAAGGTGTAATTAGAATTCCAACCTATCAATATATGCAATTTTACTCTCTCATTGTATGAATTCATCACAAATATTTACCTAGATCAGTAACATACTTGTTataaattggtatcaaagcaacaATTTCTTGGTGGATCAACTGTTTCCGGAGATTCTATGGCTAACGGTACAAGGATGAAGGAGTCGCTATGGATGTAATTTAGTTGAGCTGAATTTGAAGATTTCGAGACTGTCTCGTTTATGAGTTGAGCTTAAATAGTCGAGTCTGAATTCAAGCCGAGCTATgaattgcatgttcaagctcggctcgtttaaaagtCGGATGAGCTAGAGATCAAGCTCAAGCTCGAActtgttgaaaataatattcgagtcgggttactcgacaagctcaGTTCAACTAAAGCTCGaggtagactattaaatttttcaatgtgtgatcaaagcgTTGTCGAAGCCcgagtttgtgaacaacctctatacatttatcaataacataaatatataatatgtaacaaCATAAggcatataataaaatatagtacataactatagtctataagtaaaaacaaattaacaatatgatattttatattagtagagagtataaactacggtatatgtataatgtaaGCAtgtagtaagtctaatatattctatataactaactATAATacaagtataatatataactattgttaacaatgtataatgtgatatatgtatatatatatatatatatcatataataaccattaataacttaatatgttaatttgacatactaaatactattatcaaagtattataattaatatgtaatattatatttacttagctagtatattatatgcttatttagtatatatatgttaattaactagataatatgttagtttatgaactaactagttagtatgttaactaatacacacacatataaatattaagtaacatatattacatatattacttaattactaatataaaATGCTTAAATTAATATAActaatttttagtaatatattaatatatgtttatatatatatatatatatatatatatatatgagctaacgagtcgaactAACGAGCCAAGCGAGCAAttcggtcgagctttaaacgagctgaacTCGTGaacccctatcgagttttgtcgagcgagttgggtatgtatcacttactaatcgagcgggtttctacagtatcaAGCTCGAGTTTGGATCGAGCTAAACCGAGCGGATATCGAGCAGGTTGTCAAATGGActagtttatttacatccctagatGAATCAATTAACAGAGAGCTTTGTTGCATTAAAGAAaatggtggaaaaaaaaaattaggcgcAAGCAGAGAAGAAGTATACAGATTTGCTTAAAAACATGGAGGAAATGCAGAAGAAGATGGAAGCAATGCAAACCAGTAGGGATGGTGATAACAAATTTGTCCAGATTATGCAAAATTTTACTTATCTTACTTGGGTGATGGAGACAATCAAGCAGTCTAACAAGTCCATGTTTATACTTGGCAAGACATCAGGACAAGCAGGACATGTTAAATTCCACCAGTCAATAAATATGTTATTGACGTGTCACTTTTTGATTCATCACTAATCAGTGATGTGTCAAAAACAGATTACTGTAGACAAGTAAAaaaaaccctctctctctctctctctctccctctctctctctctctctctctctctctctctctctctctctctttatttttatttattttttattttttagtaagtGGTACTCAAAGTATTGTTATATACACAAAGGACAAAGGGATTTCATTGTTCTTTCATAGCTTAGTGTGTTGAAGtacttagagagagagagagagagagaaaagtttcttttgttattcttgtTTGTACGAGAGTGAGATTTGAGTGTATTGGGGTTTTGGGATTTAAGTGGTTTTCTCTCTGTAACCATCTTCATGGTGAATTTCTTCGTGATTGCCTCAGTCAATGGATGTACCTCATATTGAAGAAATCACTTAAATCTTAGTGTCATatgtaattaatttaattttgctatcttcttatttttcgcatCTCACGAGTATTGGaaaataggattaaatattgtattacatattaattataatactttgataatagtatttaggaaaaattaaagtttagccccccaaattaccacccgttttgcggATAGCCCCCTAAACTGTCAACACTCCGACTCCGACCTACCAAAGCCTTTGAAAAAGGCCCCATTtgacgaaatatctccatattacccctgccacgtgccatttcttaattaaaaaaaaaaaaattcaaaacttaaaaaacaaaattattattttttatttattatttttttttaaaaaaaaaaaagatgaaaatatgggtttttggggagggggggtggcctgcgagccacccttggagccctaggggtggcttttcgggccaccccaaatggatttcggggtggcccgaGAACCACCCCtggggccgggggtggccgcgcgccatctcccgagccctaggggtggcttacgggccaccccgaaatccatttagggtggcccgaaagccacccctagggctccaGGGGTGGCCGCGAAGCTACCCCCAGTGGCAGGgtgtggccgcgcgccacctcCCGAGCCTTATGGGTGGCTTacgggccaccccgaaatccatttggggtggcccgaaagccacccctagggcttcAAGGGTGGCTCGAaagccacccccctccccaagggggtggttgccggcagccaccccaaaaacccatattttgtaacttttttttttaaaaaaaaaaaaaaaaaaaaaaaaattagttttttttgtttttatttttagtttttatttattattttttaattgaaaaatgacatgtggcaaggGTAATATGGGGATATTTCACCAAATGGGacctttttcaaaggttttggtagtttggtaggccggagtcggagtgttggcagtttagGGGGCTATCCGCAAAATGAGTGGTAATTTGGAgggctaaactataattttccctagtatttagtatgttaaactaacatattaagttattaatagttagtatggaggttgttcataaactcgGGCTTGAATTCCGCTTTGATcatacattgaaaaatttaagagCATACATCAAGCTCTAGTTGAGCCTAATTTGTCGAGTAACCCGATTTGGCTCAACttggctcgaatgtcattttcaaagcTCGAGCTCatccgagttttaaacgagtcGAGCTTGAACACGCATTTTATAGCTCAGCTCGAATTCAACCTCGACTATttaagctcgactcataaatgagccagtcttgaaatcttgaAACTCAACTCGGCTCGGTTCAATTACATCCCTATTTGCCCTTAtaattttcctcttttatttttcttttctatttttaaaaatcctAGCTTAAAATTGATATACCTTGGTGGCAATCTTCCATCACAAATATTTGCTCCTTTTCAATTGCAGTATATACAAGTATTATGACAACTAAAACATGATCTCTTTTGGctttagaattttccatttgGGTCTTGACAATCTAAGAGTTGGTCTTCATTTGACATTGATATATACCAAAGGTTATTTGCTGGTTCTTCTGTTTATGCGTTTTCTGTATGAGAATTGCTAGACATATTTCCCTGGAGCAACAATAGTAGGAGATGGAAGTTTCACCTGCTTAATTCACTGATAGTGGTAATTAAGAAGCATGGGacttttttttagttaaaatttaactaaattttGGCTAGCGGGATGTGAATGCTTTTATTGTAAATTGGGTTTCATTCCATGGATCTTTATGATTGTTGaattttgttattcttttctgGCACGCTCTCCTCTATGAAGTGGAATGTTCGTTAACTTCCTTCCATTTAACTCACCTCCATTTCCTGATTTCCCTTAACCCTAAAGAGCTTTCACAGATAAACCTTTGTAATCATCATCCCCATGGTATCCATTTTGACCTAATATAATCCACTCTATTTAGTTCATATTAATCCATACATCTCTGCCATCTAGAAGCGATGACAACACAGAATGTAAATGAGAACTTTCCTACAACCATAGGATTGCCCAACAAGCTACAGCAAGAACAACCAGAGATAAGAACCACAAAATCCATAACAGAGTAATAGCCTGCAAAAGGGGGATACCTATTGAAAAACAATATTCTGAAAGGGGAGGAGAGTTGAACCAGGAAGCAACATTCTGAATACACAACAAGGTAGAAGATCCAGTAGATAcaattgtattaattttttttttttttgatgaataatacaATTGTATTAAATTAATGTGCACATTAATACAAAAATCATGCACAGAAAATTTACCAAAACCAGCATGAAATATGACAACATTGCAGCAGCAAAATAACACGGTTGCTGATTTAGGCAGGCTGGAAACCCCTTCAGGATTAGCCGGGTTGGAATTAGATCGGTCCTCGCTTAATAAGGAATAAGGTGGTCAGAACTCTCCCAGCACCATCACTCCGTTGCATCCGAGTTCTCATCTGCCTCAGCTCCTGCATTCAAAAttgatgagagaaagagatataCAATCAATGGAAGAAAAGCATGAATAATAGACCAACCAGAGCTTGTAACTCGCGCTCTTATATGAAACAGCAACAGGAACTTCCCTGGTTACATTACTCATACACAGCTAGGATGAACCACCATCCATGACTGCATTGTCTCATGCATAGAAACAAAGTGGACAAAT
Coding sequences:
- the LOC133876919 gene encoding disease resistance protein RPV1-like; translation: MLLYLPNKLRSLPKLKIFDLSYSDKLIKTPDFTRAPNLKKLIFEQCRRLNEVHPSVAGLKQLTLLNLKGCESLTSLTCNISMDFLETLILSGCSELKKFPEIVGDMKRLKELKLDGTAIEELPLSINCLSGLTLLNLEGCRSLTSLPCNISLGSLEILILSGCWNLKKFPKIVGDMKRLKELKLDGTAIKELPLSIGRLSGLTLLNLQGCRYRSSLPCNISLDSLEILILSGCCTKFTEFVGDMKRLKELKLDWTAIEELPLSIGRLSGLTLLNLEGCGYLTSLPCNISLGSLEILILSGCWKLKKFPEIVGDMKLLKELKLDGTAIEELPLSINRLSGLTLLNLEGCRSLTSLPCNISMDFLETLILFGCYELKKFPEIVGDMKHLKELKFYGTAIEELPLSINRLSGLTLLNLEGCRSLTSLPCNISLGSLEILILSGCWNLKKFPEIVGDMKRLKELKLDVTAIKELPLSIGRLSGLTLLNLQGCSSLSSLPCNISLDSLEILLLSGCWNLKKFPKIVGDMKRLKELKLDWTAIEELPLSIGRLSGLTLLNLQGCSSLSSLPCNISLDSLEILILSDCWNLKKFPEIVGDMKRLKELKLDGTAIEELPLSIGRLSGLTVLDLANCKSLLTLPSVVCNLTSLQYLILCDCSKVDEMPKDLGNLKKLRVLDVRRTAIRQVPSSIQYSSVKVIWDSSESSGSSSSSGD